TGGATTGATCGGCCCAAACCCGGTTAGATCATTCCTGAGTTCATCGACGACCTTCTTCCGGTCAATGCTGCCCCTGAATTGTTCATCCTCTTTCATGATTTCAATTGCCATCGTATCTAGCTGAGGAATGATCTCCTCTACAGGTGCATCTTTGAATTCCTGAAGAATCTTTTTATGAATGAGGTTTTTAAGCTCCTGATGCTTATCCTGCTTCCTTTTGATTTCCGGACTGACAGCCTCTTTTTTATGTGGTTCCCTGAACACAGACCGGATGTCTACTTTTGGTTGCGAGTCAGCCTGGGCAAAAAATTCGTCGTGCTGACTCCCCATCCCTTCAACTTGCTGGGTCCTTTCCTGGATGCGATTCAGAAGGCTCATTGTGCTGTTCCTCCCTTCATGCGTTTTCTGCCAATTAATTTTGATAAGAAAGAAGGTGATTTCGACTCCTTGAATAGAGTGATTTCACGCCTTGTGGAAATTCGTTCAGCCATTTTGAAAATGGCTTTGGCGACATCAGTCTTGCCCTGGTTAATGACAAAAGGAATCCCGATATTAAGTGATTGCGAGCATGTTTGAAAATCATTGGGTATATAGACAGGATCCTCGTATCCAAGAATCCTTGCTGCATCTGCTGCCTGGATCACACTCTCCATGTTCGCGCGATTGATTACGAGTGTGACTTTATTTTTTAATTCAAGAATATCGAAGGTCTCAAGCATCAGCTTCGTATTCTTCAAAGCTGTCATCTCCAAATTGGCCATGACCATGATTTGATCCGCTTTCTCAGCGATATGGACTGTATGATCATTTAGGCCTACAGAGGTATCGACGATCACATAATCATAGTTCAACAGCATCAGATCAAGAATCCTATCCACCGCTTCTTTCGTGACAAGATCTGCAAACTCAGGCCGATCCGGAGCTGCCATGACCTTCACGCCGCTTTCATGCTTCGACATATATCCTTCTATAGAGTATTCATCGAGAGTGCTCATCCCCTCAATCACTTCTTGGATGGTAAAAGCAGACTTCAAATCCATGGCCAGACCGATATCCCCAAATTGAAAATCCCCATCCAATATCGCTACAGATATATTTT
This portion of the Mesobacillus sp. S13 genome encodes:
- a CDS encoding AAA family ATPase, with the protein product MENTDELQIHEKKPAKMKRGELIAVCSAKGGIGRTVLTVNLAGALVKKNISVAILDGDFQFGDIGLAMDLKSAFTIQEVIEGMSTLDEYSIEGYMSKHESGVKVMAAPDRPEFADLVTKEAVDRILDLMLLNYDYVIVDTSVGLNDHTVHIAEKADQIMVMANLEMTALKNTKLMLETFDILELKNKVTLVINRANMESVIQAADAARILGYEDPVYIPNDFQTCSQSLNIGIPFVINQGKTDVAKAIFKMAERISTRREITLFKESKSPSFLSKLIGRKRMKGGTAQ